A single window of Salvelinus namaycush isolate Seneca chromosome 11, SaNama_1.0, whole genome shotgun sequence DNA harbors:
- the LOC120056262 gene encoding receptor-interacting serine/threonine-protein kinase 2-like, which yields MEQHHMGCVNLCSLTSTLPVIHYQKLTDLHYLSKGGFGSVFKALHSDWRTTVSIKCLKLDSPVGERERNCLLKEAEVLHKARFNYIIQIFGVCNEPEFFCIVTEYMSNGSLDQLLHKNNLYPLLAWSLRLRVLYEIALGVNFLHNMTPPLLHHDLKTQNILLDGEFHIKIDMPKSAKWRQLSISKGSGSKPPEMGGTIIYMPPEEYEPSKSRSAVVKHDIYSYAIIMWEVLSRRIPFEEVTNPMQVMFSVLRGIRPDIGLDYLPGDIPSRETLINLMICGWTANPDERPCFLMCVIELEPMLRRFDEIDILEAVLEVKKSKLMRRAGCYSATPVAGEKGREEKSLNILKDNPSPWQGSSGSESCSSQDTDIFRPSSLTSTNAPPFKEVFPTSFMSHNLEPLRKQTLEDNNLNDYPQSARPLNNLNIPLKPGLPETECVTHLDNLTLKSQPYQPQLGFILPSNPLGPRLGPMACWITARREEIVSKMTEACLNQSLDALLACSLLMREDYELVVNRATHTAKVRQLLDTCHRHSEDFCCVVVRKLKDNKQLGLQPYAPELSSLVATPNTSAPPLSVSYNNPRNYQDRTSPEKTRDQEDYKL from the exons ATGGAGCAGCACCACATGGGCTGTGTGAACCTTTGTAGTCTCACGAGCACTCTACCGGTGATCCACTATCAAAAGCTGACGGACTTGCATTACCTGAGCAAAGGTGGGTTCGGAAGCGTGTTCAAGGCACTGCATTCCGATTGGCGGACCACCGTTTCCATCAAGTGCCTGAAATTGGATTCTCCTGTTGGCGAAAG GGAGAGGAATTGCCTGCTGAAGGAGGCGGAAGTGCTCCACAAGGCCAGATTCAACTACATCATCCAGATCTTTGGCGTGTGCAATGAGCCTGAGTTCTTCTGCATCGTCACAGAGTACATGAGCAATGGCTCTCTGGATCAGCTGCTTCACAAG AATAACCTTTACCCCCTGCTGGCCTGGTCGTTGAGGCTGCGTGTCCTGTACGAGATAGCTCTGGGGGTGAACTTCCTACACAACATGACCCCACCCCTCCTGCACCACGACCTCAAGACACAGAACATTCTGCTGGATGGAGAGTTTCATAtcaag ATAGACATGCCAAAGTCTGCTAAGTGGCGCCAGCTGTCGATCAGTAAAGGCTCGGGATCCAAGCCACCTGAGATGGGGGGCACCATCATCTACATGCCCCCAGAGGAGTACGAACCCTCCAAGAGCCGCTCTGCCGTCGTCAAACACGACATCTACAG TTACGCTATCATTATGTGGGAGGTGCTGTCCAGGAGGATACCATTTGAAG AGGTGACCAACCCCATGCAGGTCATGTTCAGCGTACTGCGTGGGATACGTCCCGACATAGGCCTGGACTACCTGCCAGGGGACATCCCCAGCAGGGAGACACTCATCAACCTCATGATCTGCGGCTGGACCGCCAACCCTGACGAACGGCCCTGCTTTCTCA TGTGTGTGATAGAGCTGGAGCCAATGCTGAGGAGGTTTGATGAAATCGACATCCTGGAGGCCGTGCTGGAGGTCAAGAAGTCAAAG ctgatgAGGAGGGCGGGCTGTTACTCTGCCACACCCGTGGCGggtgagaaggggagggaggagaagtcTTTAAACATTCTGAAGGACAACCCCAGTCCCTGGCAA GGAAGCTCTGGCTCTGAGTCTTGCTCCTCCCAGGACACAGACATCTTCCGACCGAGCTCCCTCACTAGCACCAATGCCCCACCTTTTAAAG AAGTATTCCCCACGTCGTTCATGTCCCACAACCTGGAGCCCCTCAGAAAGCAGACCCTAGAGGACAACAACCTCAACGACTACCCCCAGAGTGCCAGGCCCCTGAATAACCTCAATATTCCCCTCAAACCAGGCCTGCCTGAGACGGAGTGTGTGACGCACCTGGACAACCTCACCCTGAAGTCACAGCCATACCAACCACAGCTAG GTTTCATCCTGCCATCGAACCCCCTCGGCCCCAGGCTGGGCCCCATGGCCTGCTGGATCACGGCACGGCGCGAGGAAATTGTCTCCAAGATGACGGAGGCCTGCCTGAACCAGAGCCTGGACGCCCTGCTTGCGTGCTCGCTCCTGATGCGTGAGGACTACGAGCTGGTGGTGAACCGGGCCACGCACACTGCCAAGGTCCGCCAGCTCCTTGACACCTGCCACCGCCACAGCGAGGACTTCTGCTGCGTGGTGGTCCGCAAACTCAAGGACAACAAGCAACTGGGCCTGCAGCCATACGCCCCAGAGCTCAGCTCCCTTGTGGCCACGCCAAACACCAGCGCACCCCCACTCTCGGTCTCCTACAACAACCCAAGGAATTACCAGGACAGAACTAGTCCAGAGAAGACCAGAGACCAGGAAGACTATAAACTGTAA